A genomic segment from Clostridium pasteurianum BC1 encodes:
- a CDS encoding aminotransferase class III-fold pyridoxal phosphate-dependent enzyme → MEQTINKEKAVLTVAEIKEYDKKYNLHSWSAQAKLNPPVITNAEGIYFWDENGKKYYDMSSQLVNLNIGYGNKKVIEAIQKQASQLAFTGPGNAIDVRSELAKKVIEIAPDNMGKVFFTLGGADSNENAIKMARMFTGKYKIFSRYRSYHGSTFGAANLTGEPRRYTCEPGIPGFVKFFDPYIYQEKIEFKSEEEASKYYVNKLREQITYEGADTVAAIVLETVTGSNGVIIPPEGYLEGVRTLCDEFNIIMIYDEVMAGFGRTGEWFACNNWNVKPDIITFAKGITCGYVPLGGVIVSKEIAKHFDDNVLMCGLTYSAHPIGCAAGCATIDVYKEEKLIENSREMGKVLGAELEKLKEKHASVGDVRYIGLFSAVELVRNKETREPMVPYGKDPEKIMSKLVGMLKEKGFSTYSHESCILVAPPLIIKEQEIKEAMAILDEVLDYADSLTH, encoded by the coding sequence ATGGAACAAACAATAAATAAAGAAAAGGCTGTATTAACAGTAGCTGAAATAAAAGAATATGACAAAAAATATAATTTACATTCCTGGAGTGCTCAGGCTAAATTAAATCCTCCAGTAATTACAAATGCAGAGGGAATTTATTTCTGGGACGAAAATGGTAAAAAATATTATGATATGTCTTCACAGCTTGTAAATTTAAATATAGGCTATGGAAATAAAAAAGTTATAGAGGCCATACAGAAACAAGCGTCACAGCTTGCTTTCACAGGTCCAGGAAATGCTATAGATGTAAGATCAGAACTTGCTAAAAAAGTAATAGAAATCGCACCAGATAACATGGGAAAGGTATTTTTTACCTTAGGAGGAGCGGATTCTAATGAAAATGCCATAAAGATGGCTAGAATGTTTACTGGAAAGTATAAAATATTTTCACGTTATCGTTCTTATCATGGTTCAACCTTTGGTGCAGCAAATCTTACAGGTGAACCTAGAAGATATACTTGTGAACCTGGAATACCTGGATTTGTGAAATTCTTTGATCCTTATATATACCAGGAAAAGATAGAATTTAAAAGTGAAGAAGAGGCATCAAAGTATTATGTAAATAAACTTAGAGAGCAGATTACTTATGAAGGAGCTGACACTGTAGCTGCAATAGTATTGGAAACTGTAACAGGAAGTAACGGAGTCATAATACCTCCAGAGGGATACCTTGAAGGGGTTAGAACATTGTGTGATGAGTTTAACATAATTATGATTTATGATGAAGTTATGGCTGGCTTTGGTAGAACTGGTGAATGGTTTGCTTGTAACAATTGGAATGTAAAACCTGATATTATTACTTTTGCTAAGGGTATAACTTGTGGATATGTGCCTTTAGGTGGAGTTATTGTCAGCAAGGAAATTGCAAAACATTTTGATGATAATGTGCTTATGTGTGGTTTAACTTACAGCGCTCATCCAATTGGCTGTGCTGCTGGCTGTGCGACTATTGATGTGTATAAAGAAGAAAAACTTATTGAAAATTCAAGAGAGATGGGTAAAGTGCTTGGAGCAGAGCTTGAAAAATTGAAAGAAAAACATGCTTCTGTAGGGGACGTAAGGTATATAGGACTGTTTTCAGCAGTAGAGCTTGTTAGAAATAAGGAAACAAGAGAACCAATGGTTCCTTATGGTAAAGATCCAGAGAAGATAATGTCAAAGCTTGTTGGAATGTTAAAAGAGAAGGGCTTTTCAACTTATTCTCATGAGAGCTGCATATTAGTTGCTCCACCTCTTATAATAAAAGAGCAGGAAATTAAGGAAGCTATGGCAATACTAGATGAAGTTCTTGATTATGCAGATAGTTTAACTCATTAA
- a CDS encoding Zn-dependent hydrolase, with product MKNISCDRERMEDKIVTFSKFGDTGKGGITRLSLSEPDLQAREEFCKRMKALGAEIVIDDMGNIYATFKGSENLPHIAMGSHCDSVVQGGNYDGILGVMTAMEVAETIVAEKIPHRHPITVMIWTNEEGARFDPAMMSSGVITGKFDKAKMLASKDNEGMTFGEALDASGYKGDEKNRMNPKDYMAFVELHIEQGPVLEAAKMDIGVVEGVVGMVNYEFEFIGQAGHAGTVPQKLRQDALLAASEAIQYLHRELDKLDERLVYTTGRIICSPNVHTIIPDDVKFTLDARHQDPAVVQQVVEVIKGIPSELAKCKVSYKELWSRKTVSYNKELVDFVEKNANLHGYSNMRMYSGPGHDAQFVADMLPVTMIFVPSIGGHSHCEIEKTPLDNCLKGANVLLQTVLDIDKK from the coding sequence ATGAAAAATATTAGTTGTGACAGAGAAAGAATGGAAGATAAGATTGTTACATTTAGTAAATTCGGTGATACCGGAAAAGGTGGGATAACAAGGTTATCCTTATCAGAACCAGACCTTCAGGCAAGAGAAGAATTCTGCAAGAGAATGAAAGCACTGGGCGCAGAGATCGTAATAGATGATATGGGAAATATATATGCCACATTTAAAGGATCAGAAAATCTTCCGCATATTGCAATGGGATCACATTGCGATTCAGTAGTACAAGGTGGAAACTATGACGGCATTTTAGGTGTAATGACCGCAATGGAAGTAGCTGAAACTATCGTTGCAGAGAAGATTCCCCACCGCCATCCAATTACAGTTATGATATGGACCAATGAAGAAGGGGCTCGTTTCGACCCTGCCATGATGTCATCAGGTGTTATTACTGGTAAATTTGATAAGGCAAAGATGCTGGCGTCAAAGGATAATGAAGGAATGACCTTTGGTGAAGCTCTTGATGCAAGCGGATATAAGGGTGATGAGAAGAACAGAATGAATCCTAAGGACTATATGGCTTTTGTAGAACTGCATATTGAGCAGGGGCCAGTGCTTGAAGCTGCAAAAATGGATATCGGCGTTGTAGAAGGCGTTGTTGGGATGGTCAATTATGAATTTGAATTTATCGGCCAGGCTGGTCATGCCGGAACAGTTCCGCAGAAATTGAGACAGGATGCTCTTTTAGCAGCTTCTGAGGCTATTCAGTATCTTCATAGAGAACTTGACAAACTTGATGAAAGACTAGTTTATACTACTGGTAGAATTATTTGTTCGCCAAATGTGCATACAATTATACCGGATGATGTTAAGTTTACATTGGATGCAAGACATCAAGATCCAGCAGTAGTACAGCAAGTGGTTGAAGTTATTAAGGGAATTCCTTCTGAACTTGCAAAGTGTAAGGTTAGCTACAAGGAATTGTGGTCACGTAAAACCGTCAGCTATAATAAAGAATTGGTGGACTTCGTTGAAAAAAATGCAAATCTTCATGGATACTCCAATATGAGAATGTACAGTGGTCCTGGACATGATGCCCAGTTTGTAGCTGATATGCTGCCTGTAACTATGATATTTGTGCCAAGTATTGGTGGGCACAGCCATTGTGAAATAGAAAAAACCCCCCTTGATAATTGCTTAAAAGGGGCTAACGTATTACTGCAAACGGTGTTGGATATCGATAAGAAGTAG
- a CDS encoding NCS1 family nucleobase:cation symporter-1 yields MKEEMYELKEDVSGSKLYNKDLAPTAIKDRNWNTYNYTALWISMAHCIPTYMMAGGLIALGMNWLQAIITITLGNLIVLIPMLLNAHPGAKYGISFPVLARVSFGTKGANIPAILRAIVACGWFGINTYIGGSALNVLFASIIPGWKTMGGSFSILGLALPNAITFMIFWAIQIYIIYKGMDWVRKFENWAAPVVLILALILVIWAVYTAHGFGPLFSEPSKFKTTGEFIKVFIPSLTGMIGFWATLSLNIPDFTRFAKSQRQQMIGQAIGLPPTMTIFSAMGIIVTSATVVIFGKAMWDPVDIVSKFTNPIVLFIGFAGIVIASLSVNIAANIVSPANDFSNVMPTRINFKTGGLITGILGIIIMPWRLLADPSGYIFNWLGTYSGILGPIAAIIICDYWVCRKKTLKLKDLFDENGIYSYSNGFNKNAIIALVIGVVVALIGKVVPALSVIVDYSWFAGFAVSFIVYLLLNSSNGVSEENSKNLDGEGSSAV; encoded by the coding sequence ATGAAAGAAGAGATGTATGAATTAAAAGAAGATGTAAGTGGCAGTAAATTATATAATAAGGACCTTGCCCCGACAGCTATTAAGGACAGAAACTGGAATACTTACAACTATACAGCACTATGGATAAGTATGGCACACTGTATACCTACCTATATGATGGCTGGTGGACTTATTGCCCTGGGCATGAACTGGCTGCAGGCAATAATAACCATTACTCTTGGAAATCTTATAGTTTTAATACCAATGTTGTTAAATGCTCATCCAGGTGCTAAATATGGAATTTCCTTTCCGGTTTTAGCAAGAGTGTCTTTTGGTACAAAGGGAGCCAATATACCAGCAATACTGAGAGCTATAGTGGCTTGCGGGTGGTTTGGTATAAATACCTATATAGGTGGAAGTGCTCTAAATGTACTGTTTGCATCAATAATACCTGGTTGGAAAACCATGGGTGGAAGTTTCTCTATATTGGGATTGGCACTGCCTAATGCTATAACCTTTATGATATTCTGGGCAATACAGATATACATTATATATAAAGGTATGGATTGGGTTAGAAAATTTGAAAACTGGGCTGCACCAGTAGTATTAATTCTTGCACTTATTCTTGTAATTTGGGCAGTTTATACTGCACACGGTTTTGGACCACTATTCAGTGAACCAAGTAAATTTAAAACTACAGGTGAATTCATAAAAGTATTTATTCCATCATTAACGGGTATGATAGGCTTTTGGGCTACTCTATCACTTAACATACCTGATTTTACGAGATTTGCAAAGAGTCAGAGACAGCAGATGATAGGTCAGGCTATTGGATTACCACCAACAATGACAATATTTTCAGCAATGGGTATAATAGTAACTTCAGCTACAGTTGTTATATTTGGAAAAGCAATGTGGGATCCAGTTGATATAGTTTCAAAATTTACAAATCCTATAGTTCTCTTTATAGGCTTTGCAGGAATAGTTATTGCATCATTATCTGTTAATATAGCGGCAAACATTGTTTCACCAGCAAATGATTTTTCAAACGTAATGCCAACACGTATAAACTTTAAAACAGGGGGACTTATTACAGGTATCTTAGGTATAATTATAATGCCTTGGAGACTTTTAGCTGATCCTAGTGGATATATATTCAATTGGCTTGGGACCTATTCAGGAATACTTGGACCAATTGCAGCAATTATTATTTGTGATTATTGGGTTTGCAGAAAGAAAACTCTTAAGCTTAAGGATCTTTTTGATGAAAATGGAATTTACTCTTATTCAAATGGTTTTAATAAAAACGCAATTATAGCATTAGTTATTGGGGTAGTTGTAGCTCTTATAGGTAAAGTAGTTCCAGCATTAAGCGTAATAGTTGATTATTCATGGTTTGCAGGTTTTGCAGTATCTTTTATAGTTTATTTACTTTTAAATTCTTCTAATGGAGTTTCGGAAGAAAATAGTAAAAATTTAGACGGAGAAGGAAGTTCAGCTGTATAA
- the hydA gene encoding dihydropyrimidinase, with protein MDTIIKNGTIVTATDTFKADVAIKDGKIEAIGHNIHAENAKIIDAEGKLILPGAIDAHTHLAMPFGGTVSSDDYEAGTRAAACGGVTTVFDFALQTKGEGILETAARRDKLCAPKACVDYAFHVAITDLRPEVLEEIQTAVDYGIPSFKVFMVYKKEGLMVDDGVFYKILQKSKETGALISVHAENPDLIDLRIEEFLNEGKTSAWYHYLSRPEFVEAEADKRAIHLAKSLKAPLYIVHLANKEGMEEVKKARDEGYEIYAETCPQYLNFTSEVYKREDGRNFVCSPPIKGQESQDALWEGIKTGDITTIATDHCPFKSYEKDWGKDNFTKIPNGCMGIENMYPYMLSEANKGRISFNKVVELCSSNPAKIFGCAPAKGSINPGSDADIVIYDPDKSFVVSKDNMHSDVDHTIWEGTELKGYPVMTLSRGRVVFKDGEFLGKPGWGKMLKRRRK; from the coding sequence ATGGATACAATAATTAAGAATGGAACTATAGTCACAGCTACGGATACTTTTAAGGCTGATGTGGCAATTAAAGATGGGAAAATAGAGGCTATAGGACATAATATACATGCAGAAAACGCAAAAATAATAGATGCAGAGGGAAAATTGATTTTACCTGGGGCTATAGATGCACATACTCATTTGGCAATGCCTTTTGGAGGTACAGTTTCTTCTGATGATTATGAAGCAGGAACAAGAGCAGCTGCTTGTGGTGGAGTTACTACAGTGTTTGATTTTGCGCTTCAGACTAAAGGTGAGGGTATTCTTGAAACGGCAGCTAGAAGGGATAAGCTTTGTGCACCAAAGGCCTGCGTAGATTATGCTTTTCATGTGGCAATTACAGATTTAAGACCAGAAGTATTAGAGGAGATTCAAACAGCGGTGGATTATGGAATACCTAGTTTTAAGGTGTTTATGGTTTATAAAAAAGAAGGGCTTATGGTTGATGATGGTGTTTTTTATAAAATATTGCAAAAATCAAAGGAGACAGGTGCTCTTATAAGTGTCCACGCTGAAAATCCAGATTTAATAGATTTGAGAATAGAAGAATTTTTAAACGAAGGAAAAACTTCAGCTTGGTATCACTATTTGAGCCGTCCTGAATTTGTAGAAGCAGAAGCTGATAAGAGGGCAATACATTTGGCAAAATCTCTGAAAGCTCCTTTGTATATAGTACATCTTGCAAATAAAGAGGGTATGGAGGAAGTTAAAAAAGCAAGAGATGAAGGCTATGAAATTTATGCAGAAACTTGTCCTCAATATCTTAATTTCACTAGTGAGGTTTATAAGAGAGAAGATGGAAGAAATTTTGTATGTTCTCCGCCTATAAAGGGACAGGAAAGTCAAGATGCCTTGTGGGAAGGTATAAAGACAGGAGATATAACAACTATAGCTACAGATCATTGTCCATTCAAAAGCTATGAGAAGGACTGGGGAAAAGATAATTTCACAAAGATTCCAAATGGCTGCATGGGTATAGAGAATATGTATCCTTATATGCTAAGTGAAGCTAATAAAGGAAGAATTTCTTTTAATAAGGTTGTAGAACTTTGCTCAAGTAATCCTGCAAAGATATTTGGCTGTGCACCAGCAAAAGGAAGCATAAATCCAGGTAGTGATGCAGATATTGTAATTTATGATCCTGATAAGAGTTTTGTAGTTTCAAAGGATAATATGCATTCTGATGTGGATCACACTATTTGGGAAGGTACTGAGCTTAAAGGGTATCCTGTTATGACTCTTTCAAGAGGTCGTGTTGTGTTTAAGGATGGAGAATTCCTGGGAAAACCTGGATGGGGCAAAATGCTCAAACGTAGAAGAAAATAG
- the preA gene encoding NAD-dependent dihydropyrimidine dehydrogenase subunit PreA → MRDLSIEFCGVKCENPFFLSSSVVGNNFEMCAKALEMGWGGVVFKTIGFYVAKEVSPRFDTIGKEGTPFIGFKNLEQISEHSLEENLEWMRQIKEKYPNKILVASIMGQDEEEWTELAKLVTETGADIIECNFSCPQMADNNMGCDVGQNPELVKKYCEATRRGTNLPILAKMTPNIGNMEIPAIAAMEGGATGLAAINTIKSITKIDLDSFLSYPIVNGKSSVSGYSGKAVKPIALRFIHDLAKNETLKGVPISGMGGIETWEDAAEFILLGSTNIQITTAVMQYGYRIIEDLISGLSYYMEEKGFNKLQDMVGLALKNIVPAEELDRSFILYPSFDENICVGCGRCYISCYDGGHQAIKWDADNRKPILLSDKCVGCHLCAKVCPVMAISSENIKYKDIG, encoded by the coding sequence ATGAGAGATCTATCAATTGAATTTTGTGGCGTGAAGTGTGAAAATCCATTTTTCCTTTCTTCTTCAGTGGTTGGAAATAATTTTGAAATGTGTGCAAAAGCTCTAGAAATGGGATGGGGAGGAGTGGTTTTTAAGACAATTGGATTTTATGTTGCAAAGGAGGTTTCTCCACGTTTCGATACCATAGGTAAAGAGGGAACTCCTTTCATAGGTTTTAAAAATCTTGAACAGATTTCAGAACATTCTTTAGAGGAAAATTTGGAGTGGATGAGGCAGATTAAAGAAAAATATCCAAATAAAATTTTAGTAGCATCTATAATGGGCCAAGATGAGGAGGAATGGACTGAACTTGCAAAGTTAGTCACAGAAACAGGTGCGGATATAATAGAATGTAATTTTTCATGTCCTCAAATGGCAGACAATAATATGGGGTGTGATGTTGGACAGAATCCGGAATTAGTTAAAAAATATTGTGAGGCAACGAGAAGGGGAACAAATTTACCTATACTTGCTAAGATGACACCTAACATAGGAAATATGGAGATCCCAGCAATTGCTGCTATGGAAGGTGGAGCAACAGGTCTTGCTGCAATAAATACCATTAAAAGTATCACTAAAATAGACTTAGATAGTTTCCTATCCTATCCAATAGTCAATGGTAAATCTTCTGTTTCAGGATATTCAGGTAAAGCTGTTAAGCCTATAGCACTAAGATTTATACATGATTTAGCAAAAAATGAAACACTCAAAGGTGTGCCCATAAGCGGCATGGGAGGCATTGAAACCTGGGAAGATGCTGCAGAATTTATACTGCTTGGCTCTACCAATATTCAGATAACTACAGCTGTAATGCAGTATGGCTATAGAATAATTGAAGATTTAATAAGTGGACTATCTTATTATATGGAGGAGAAAGGTTTTAATAAGCTCCAGGATATGGTTGGACTTGCTCTTAAAAATATAGTTCCTGCTGAAGAACTGGATAGAAGTTTTATTTTATATCCTTCTTTTGATGAAAATATTTGTGTAGGCTGTGGGAGATGTTATATTTCCTGTTATGATGGAGGTCATCAGGCTATAAAATGGGATGCAGATAATCGAAAACCAATTTTACTTAGTGATAAATGTGTAGGTTGTCATCTATGTGCTAAAGTGTGCCCGGTAATGGCTATAAGTTCAGAAAATATTAAGTATAAAGATATAGGCTAG
- the nifH gene encoding nitrogenase iron protein, with amino-acid sequence MRQVAIYGKGGIGKSTTTQNLTSGLHAMGKKIMVVGCDPKADSTRLLLGGLAQKSVLDTLREEGEDVELDSILKDGYGGIRCVESGGPEPGVGCAGRGIITSINMLEQLGAYTDDLDYVFYDVLGDVVCGGFAMPIREGKAQEIYIVASGEMMALYAANNISKGIQKYAKSGGVRLGGIICNSRKVANEYELLDAFAKELGSQLIHFVPRSPMVTKAEINKQTVIEFDPTCEQAEEYRELARKVDENKLFVIPKPMTQERLEEILMQYGLMDL; translated from the coding sequence ATGAGACAGGTAGCTATTTATGGAAAAGGTGGAATAGGTAAATCAACTACAACACAAAACTTAACATCAGGTCTTCATGCAATGGGTAAAAAGATAATGGTAGTAGGTTGTGATCCTAAAGCAGATTCAACAAGATTACTTTTAGGAGGACTAGCTCAGAAATCAGTTCTTGATACATTGAGAGAAGAAGGAGAAGACGTAGAATTAGATTCTATATTAAAAGATGGATATGGTGGAATCAGATGCGTTGAATCAGGCGGTCCAGAACCAGGAGTTGGATGTGCAGGAAGAGGAATAATAACTTCAATAAACATGCTTGAACAACTTGGAGCTTACACAGATGATTTGGATTATGTATTCTACGATGTACTTGGAGACGTTGTTTGTGGTGGATTCGCAATGCCAATCAGAGAAGGAAAAGCTCAAGAAATATATATAGTAGCAAGTGGAGAAATGATGGCTCTATATGCAGCTAACAACATTTCAAAAGGTATCCAAAAATATGCTAAGAGCGGTGGAGTTAGATTAGGTGGTATCATCTGTAACAGCAGAAAAGTTGCAAATGAATATGAACTACTTGATGCATTTGCTAAAGAACTTGGAAGTCAGTTAATACATTTCGTACCAAGAAGCCCAATGGTAACAAAGGCTGAAATAAATAAACAAACTGTTATAGAATTTGATCCTACTTGTGAACAAGCTGAAGAATACAGAGAATTAGCAAGAAAAGTAGATGAAAACAAATTATTTGTTATACCAAAGCCAATGACTCAAGAAAGACTTGAAGAAATATTAATGCAATATGGTCTTATGGATCTATAG
- a CDS encoding substrate-binding domain-containing protein produces the protein MSENSSLTPQEVADILKIAKTTVYELIKRGELNAYRIGRRVRVEQSDVEDYKNRSKNLNNVNIKGFNNNNISKNKTINSTPILNFNNNDIIKTYNSNGEEQIKTNYNTILNNNIVLMAGEDVLLDILSRYLSSHPKGAKTMLSCVSSYKSLVSLYEGEAQIATCHLWDGKTGEYNIPYIEKLLPGIPAVIVHLSSRTQGFYVKKGNPKKIKNWEDLRRKDITIANRENGSGTRVLLDQHLKLLGISSQDIKGYNEKYLTHLTVASVVSSGKADLGLGIEKAAFQVQGIDFIPLQKEKYDLVIKKEDLNNLPFKALIEILNSENFRIELDGIGGYDLSETGKIVEI, from the coding sequence ATGAGTGAAAATTCTTCACTAACACCACAAGAAGTAGCTGATATTTTAAAAATTGCGAAGACAACTGTATATGAATTGATTAAGCGAGGAGAGCTTAATGCCTACAGAATCGGCAGAAGAGTCAGGGTAGAACAAAGTGATGTAGAGGATTATAAAAATAGATCAAAAAATTTAAATAATGTTAATATCAAAGGATTTAATAATAACAATATTAGTAAAAATAAAACTATAAATAGTACTCCTATACTTAATTTCAATAATAATGATATTATAAAAACATATAACTCCAATGGAGAAGAACAAATAAAAACTAACTATAATACAATACTCAATAACAACATTGTACTAATGGCCGGAGAAGATGTACTTTTAGATATACTATCACGCTATCTATCCAGCCATCCTAAAGGAGCAAAAACCATGCTTTCCTGTGTTAGCAGTTACAAGAGTTTAGTAAGCCTGTACGAAGGTGAAGCACAGATTGCCACCTGCCATCTATGGGATGGTAAAACAGGAGAATATAATATACCTTATATTGAAAAGCTTCTTCCTGGAATTCCCGCAGTGATAGTGCATTTATCTTCTCGTACCCAGGGCTTTTATGTAAAAAAGGGAAACCCCAAAAAAATAAAAAACTGGGAAGATTTAAGACGTAAGGATATTACTATTGCAAATAGGGAAAATGGATCAGGCACCAGAGTACTTCTTGATCAGCATTTAAAGCTTCTTGGAATTTCAAGTCAAGATATAAAAGGTTACAATGAAAAATATCTAACCCATTTAACTGTAGCAAGTGTTGTTTCCAGTGGTAAGGCAGATTTGGGTCTTGGAATTGAAAAAGCAGCTTTTCAAGTACAGGGAATAGATTTTATACCTCTACAAAAAGAAAAATATGATCTTGTTATAAAAAAAGAAGATCTAAATAATCTCCCCTTTAAAGCATTAATTGAAATACTCAACTCAGAAAATTTTAGAATAGAATTAGATGGAATTGGTGGATATGATTTAAGTGAAACTGGTAAAATAGTTGAAATTTAA
- a CDS encoding phosphodiester glycosidase family protein gives MFKKIKFKIVVCFLVYEMVFIFITSPFYIYKGPFNTLKKIVVATIMGTRHQYLVTSFLSQNEINNIINKNTLNNTQKENINNVKIVKNESDKITRYEVKSDSGRYSGYLLSIPSTYKIKVAWTKKLGTEGERTSEMAKEHNALAAINGGAFTDNKSQTYGGSAAYPGGFVISNGNIIYPTSNVNMDKKESVTAFTKSGQLIVGDYSINDLKSMDVSEAVCFIPPTLVIKGKGQISDSTSAGLNPRTAIGQTADGTVLFLVLDGRKNFIDSGASLKDVQDLMLKYGAVNATSLDGGFSSTMYYNGKVINNTHSWNGERYVATSLYVEP, from the coding sequence TTGTTTAAAAAAATTAAATTTAAAATCGTTGTATGTTTTTTAGTTTATGAAATGGTTTTCATATTCATAACTTCACCTTTCTATATTTATAAAGGCCCCTTTAACACCCTAAAGAAAATTGTAGTTGCTACTATAATGGGTACAAGGCATCAATATTTGGTAACTTCATTTTTATCTCAAAATGAAATCAATAATATAATAAATAAAAATACTCTTAATAATACCCAAAAAGAGAATATCAATAATGTTAAAATTGTAAAAAATGAAAGTGATAAAATTACCCGTTATGAGGTAAAATCTGATTCTGGCAGATATAGTGGATATTTACTTTCCATACCATCCACCTATAAAATAAAAGTTGCATGGACAAAAAAATTGGGAACAGAAGGAGAAAGAACCAGCGAAATGGCAAAGGAGCATAATGCTCTAGCTGCAATAAATGGAGGTGCCTTTACAGATAACAAATCTCAAACCTATGGTGGCTCAGCAGCTTATCCTGGTGGCTTTGTAATATCCAATGGAAATATTATATATCCTACAAGTAATGTTAATATGGATAAAAAGGAAAGTGTAACAGCTTTCACAAAATCAGGACAGCTCATAGTTGGTGATTACAGTATAAACGACTTAAAAAGTATGGATGTTTCAGAAGCAGTTTGCTTCATACCACCAACTCTAGTCATTAAGGGTAAAGGGCAGATATCGGATAGTACTTCAGCAGGTTTAAATCCCCGTACAGCTATAGGCCAAACTGCCGATGGTACAGTTTTATTTTTAGTACTTGATGGGAGAAAAAATTTTATTGATTCAGGTGCCAGTCTGAAAGACGTTCAGGATTTAATGCTAAAATATGGTGCTGTTAATGCAACAAGTTTGGATGGAGGCTTTTCTTCTACCATGTACTATAATGGCAAGGTAATAAATAATACTCACAGCTGGAATGGTGAAAGATATGTTGCCACTTCCTTATATGTAGAGCCTTAG
- a CDS encoding rod shape-determining protein has product MKFFITSKDIGIDLGTSNTLLYVKGKGIVLNEPSVAAVDVVNKKILAVGSEAKKMIGRTPKNIITIKPLKNGVIGDFDIAQHMLKNFIAKVIGKSTFTSSRIVICHPSMITEVEKKAINEAITQAGARKVMLIEGPVVAAIGAGIPVEEPVGRMIVDIGGGTTEIAVVSLGGIVTSKTLRVAGDSLDEEIIKYVRKKFNLMIGEETAESIKIEIGSAYEDENEEEGSMGVKGRDLTTGLPKIANITRGEIREALKEKIYLMIDAIRVTLEKTQPELASDIMDNGIMLLGGGALLKNIDKLISKEIHIPVHIAETPLECVVIGTGKCLDMMNKISDIK; this is encoded by the coding sequence ATGAAGTTTTTTATAACGTCTAAAGATATAGGTATAGATTTGGGAACATCAAATACCTTATTATATGTAAAAGGAAAAGGTATTGTGTTAAATGAGCCTTCAGTAGCTGCTGTAGATGTGGTAAATAAAAAAATTTTAGCTGTAGGTTCAGAGGCTAAAAAAATGATAGGTAGAACACCTAAAAACATTATAACCATTAAGCCCTTAAAAAATGGAGTGATTGGTGATTTTGATATAGCTCAACACATGCTGAAAAACTTTATTGCAAAAGTCATTGGTAAAAGTACTTTTACCAGTTCTCGAATTGTAATTTGTCATCCTTCCATGATTACTGAAGTTGAAAAGAAGGCAATTAATGAGGCCATAACTCAGGCAGGAGCCCGGAAGGTAATGCTGATTGAAGGGCCTGTAGTTGCTGCCATAGGAGCGGGTATTCCTGTTGAAGAGCCAGTAGGAAGAATGATTGTAGATATAGGTGGTGGAACTACTGAGATAGCTGTTGTCTCTCTTGGGGGAATTGTTACAAGCAAGACCTTAAGAGTTGCAGGAGATTCATTAGATGAGGAAATCATTAAATATGTGAGAAAAAAATTCAATTTAATGATAGGTGAAGAAACAGCTGAAAGTATTAAAATAGAAATTGGATCTGCCTATGAAGATGAGAATGAAGAAGAGGGCAGTATGGGGGTAAAGGGAAGAGATCTAACTACAGGCCTTCCAAAGATTGCAAATATTACAAGGGGCGAAATAAGAGAAGCGCTAAAAGAAAAAATATACTTGATGATTGATGCCATTAGAGTTACACTTGAAAAAACTCAACCTGAACTTGCATCAGATATAATGGATAATGGTATAATGCTTTTAGGTGGTGGTGCACTTTTAAAGAATATAGATAAACTAATATCTAAAGAAATACATATACCAGTGCATATTGCAGAAACTCCTCTTGAATGCGTTGTTATTGGCACAGGAAAATGTCTGGATATGATGAATAAGATAAGTGATATAAAATAA